A single Ketogulonicigenium vulgare WSH-001 DNA region contains:
- a CDS encoding glycosyltransferase family A protein, whose translation MNAISRSTKPAKRARAETAPFVINVVLPIKGHPVLVDDAINSIAKEIDAGTINRLIVVNDGCSYLETLQSLGAWQLILGDKIRVGHYINGGLSAARNRGIEHALACDPDLDAIFLLDADNMLAPDAGATMQAMLANHPRADWFYPDFDFFGQQGHYITERDYNLLFHAQVNLCEAGSLVRRRILDAGVRFDEGMRQGYEDWDFWLSAAQKGFRGHSVAQPLQLYRKRPVSMLSESHDADAALRQHIVNKHQWLFNVPKMLALESQLFPRFAVIEGSTGIAYLQTDPMQAQEITLDELERMIMAHLADPYANHAPPYVVFLRDGVSARLRAASMLHSFFWNTERRRARGEAGTDFDLFYLESSDAGHRIATNAHNDDRLADGVALDLITLRRLLDESETGDLLRLDHLPSPFNAAGWSVDLEKMVPLNLVAESAQELMRRFMLRLSRSRYLPAVDMQWEWRQVGGAVDKSRSVHIPRRAADGGVVFPLLKQAGTQDVGFVLPIFDFGGVEKVVASIAREFAENGYRCHLFVISDRPIHPDDWTLKSFSTINWMADSSAIDWTGQEFVGTAEPRLQTH comes from the coding sequence ATGAACGCCATATCACGCAGCACAAAGCCCGCAAAACGCGCGCGCGCCGAAACGGCTCCGTTTGTGATCAACGTCGTCCTGCCGATCAAAGGCCATCCGGTTCTGGTCGATGATGCGATCAATTCCATTGCAAAAGAAATCGACGCGGGCACGATCAACCGTCTGATCGTGGTGAATGACGGTTGCAGCTATCTGGAAACATTGCAAAGCCTTGGTGCTTGGCAGTTGATTTTGGGCGATAAAATCCGGGTTGGTCATTACATCAACGGCGGTCTTAGCGCAGCGCGCAACCGTGGTATTGAACATGCGCTTGCTTGCGATCCAGATCTGGACGCGATCTTCTTGCTTGATGCGGATAATATGCTGGCCCCTGACGCCGGCGCGACCATGCAGGCAATGCTGGCCAACCATCCGCGTGCCGACTGGTTCTACCCGGATTTCGATTTCTTTGGCCAACAGGGCCATTACATTACCGAGCGCGATTATAATCTGCTGTTTCATGCGCAGGTGAACCTGTGCGAAGCGGGCAGCCTTGTCCGCCGCCGCATCCTGGACGCCGGCGTGCGGTTCGACGAGGGTATGCGCCAGGGCTATGAAGATTGGGACTTTTGGTTAAGCGCGGCGCAAAAGGGTTTTAGAGGGCATTCTGTTGCGCAGCCCCTGCAGCTGTACCGCAAACGCCCTGTCAGCATGCTCAGCGAATCCCATGATGCCGATGCGGCGCTGCGCCAGCACATCGTGAACAAACATCAGTGGCTGTTCAACGTGCCAAAGATGCTGGCGCTAGAATCGCAGCTTTTTCCGCGCTTTGCGGTGATCGAGGGCTCGACCGGTATTGCCTATCTGCAAACCGACCCCATGCAGGCGCAAGAGATCACGCTCGACGAGCTTGAGCGGATGATCATGGCCCATCTTGCCGATCCTTATGCCAATCACGCGCCGCCCTATGTGGTCTTTCTGCGCGATGGCGTCTCGGCCCGGTTGCGCGCAGCATCCATGCTGCACAGCTTTTTCTGGAATACCGAACGTCGCCGTGCACGCGGCGAGGCCGGCACTGATTTCGATCTGTTTTACCTCGAGAGCTCGGACGCCGGGCATCGCATTGCCACCAATGCGCACAATGATGACCGGCTGGCCGATGGCGTCGCGCTGGATCTGATCACACTGCGCCGCCTGCTGGATGAAAGCGAAACCGGTGACCTGCTGCGTCTTGATCACCTGCCATCGCCGTTCAACGCCGCTGGTTGGTCGGTTGATCTGGAAAAGATGGTGCCGCTGAACCTTGTCGCCGAAAGCGCGCAAGAGCTGATGCGTCGCTTTATGCTGCGCCTCAGCCGCAGCCGCTATTTACCGGCCGTCGACATGCAATGGGAATGGCGGCAGGTGGGCGGCGCAGTGGATAAGTCGCGCTCGGTCCATATTCCGCGCCGCGCCGCGGATGGCGGTGTCGTCTTCCCGCTGTTGAAGCAGGCCGGAACGCAGGATGTCGGCTTTGTCTTGCCAATTTTTGACTTTGGCGGCGTGGAAAAAGTCGTGGCGTCGATCGCGCGCGAATTTGCGGAAAATGGCTATCGCTGCCATTTGTTTGTGATCAGTGACCGCCCGATCCATCCTGATGACTGGACGCTGAAATCGTTCAGCACGATCAACTGGATGGCGGATTCCAGCGCCATCGATTGGACAGGTCAGGAATTCGTCGGCACCGCCGAACCTAGGCTCCAGACCCATTGA
- a CDS encoding IS5 family transposase (programmed frameshift) has translation MSNLYWLSDAQMARLAPFFPKSHGKPRVDDRRVLSGIIFINRNGLRWCDAPKEYGPAKTLYNRWKRWSDNGVFARILVGLVTERAEHETIMIDATYLKAHRTASSLGVKKGGRGRQIGRTKGGMNTKLHAVADAKGRPIGFFMSAGQVSDYTGAAALLSSLPKAGWLLGDRGYDADWFRDALKDKGIKVCIPGRKSRKKAVKYDKRRYKRRNRIEIMFGRLKDWRRVATRYDRCPETFFSAIILAATVMFWL, from the exons ATGAGCAATCTATATTGGCTGAGCGATGCTCAGATGGCGCGCCTTGCGCCTTTCTTTCCCAAGAGCCATGGCAAGCCCCGCGTGGACGATCGTCGCGTCCTCAGTGGCATAATATTTATCAACCGCAATGGGTTGCGGTGGTGCGATGCGCCGAAAGAATACGGCCCGGCGAAGACCCTTTACAACCGGTGGAAGCGATGGAGCGACAACGGAGTCTTCGCCCGGATCCTGGTCGGGCTGGTCACTGAGCGCGCCGAGCACGAGACGATCATGATCGACGCGACGTATTTGAAGGCACACCGCACCGCATCAAGCCTTGGGGTGA AAAAAGGGGGGCGCGGGCGCCAGATCGGGCGCACCAAAGGCGGCATGAACACAAAGCTGCATGCCGTTGCTGATGCCAAGGGGCGGCCGATCGGGTTTTTCATGTCGGCTGGGCAGGTCAGCGATTATACTGGCGCGGCGGCACTGCTAAGCAGTCTGCCGAAGGCGGGGTGGCTGCTCGGAGATCGGGGTTACGATGCCGATTGGTTCAGAGATGCGTTGAAAGACAAGGGGATAAAGGTCTGCATCCCAGGCCGGAAGTCCCGCAAGAAGGCGGTGAAATACGACAAGCGGCGTTATAAACGGCGCAACCGCATCGAGATCATGTTCGGTCGCCTCAAGGACTGGCGGCGCGTGGCGACCCGATACGACCGGTGTCCAGAGACCTTCTTCTCAGCCATCATCCTCGCCGCAACCGTCATGTTCTGGCTATGA
- a CDS encoding glycosyltransferase family 4 protein: MDVVINAHSGALHKVANLLRRKGVIMIDHEHLMERSTYGRAYGPPHLAMAYEFAYDLILTCSDSLRVWMHGQGVPEEKLLTVSNAPGYPLAPEASARVMNGRQTAAADRPLNVLFLGRLDPQKGVHRLADIFHMLAQQVPDIQISIAGSSVIDASSSGFAFPAQTKMLGAVRGRDALTDLFAQADIMILPSLYEGLPLSILEAQRCGVVVLATDVGAVSEAITDGVNGLLINEIGCEVGFVEQIIKLDKNRDQLTQISQQAADMHRDWAAAILPLLKWLSPRTRAQAHESHQHLGNPVRSI; the protein is encoded by the coding sequence ATGGATGTGGTGATCAATGCGCATTCGGGTGCGCTGCATAAGGTCGCAAATCTGCTGCGCCGCAAGGGCGTCATCATGATCGATCATGAGCATTTGATGGAGCGCAGCACCTATGGCCGCGCCTATGGCCCGCCGCATTTGGCCATGGCCTATGAATTCGCATATGATTTGATCCTGACCTGCTCTGACAGCTTGCGCGTCTGGATGCATGGACAAGGGGTTCCTGAAGAAAAACTGCTGACCGTCAGCAACGCGCCGGGCTATCCGCTGGCGCCAGAGGCCAGCGCCCGTGTGATGAATGGCCGCCAAACCGCGGCAGCGGATCGTCCGCTGAACGTGCTGTTCCTCGGCCGCCTCGATCCACAAAAGGGCGTGCACCGGTTGGCGGATATTTTCCATATGCTGGCCCAGCAAGTCCCGGATATCCAGATAAGCATCGCCGGCAGCTCGGTTATCGATGCAAGCAGCAGCGGGTTTGCCTTCCCGGCTCAAACCAAAATGCTGGGCGCCGTGCGCGGGCGCGACGCGCTGACGGACCTGTTCGCGCAAGCCGACATCATGATTCTGCCGTCGCTGTACGAGGGGCTGCCGCTATCGATTCTCGAGGCCCAAAGATGCGGTGTTGTGGTGCTTGCAACCGATGTGGGCGCGGTCAGCGAGGCGATAACTGATGGCGTTAACGGTCTGTTAATAAATGAGATCGGCTGCGAGGTCGGTTTTGTCGAACAAATAATCAAACTCGATAAAAACCGCGATCAACTGACCCAAATTTCACAACAAGCAGCCGACATGCATCGTGATTGGGCCGCAGCCATATTACCGTTGCTAAAGTGGCTTAGTCCTCGGACGCGCGCCCAAGCGCATGAGTCACACCAACACCTGGGCAATCCAGTTAGGAGCATATAA